Proteins from a genomic interval of Equus quagga isolate Etosha38 chromosome 13, UCLA_HA_Equagga_1.0, whole genome shotgun sequence:
- the IRX3 gene encoding iroquois-class homeodomain protein IRX-3 — protein MSFPQLGYQYIRPLYPPERPGAAGGGSAGARGAPGAGASELAASGSLSNVLSSVYGTPYAAAAAAAAAAQGYGAFLPYAAELPIFPQLGAQYELKDSPGVQHPAAAAAFPHPHPAFYPYGQYQFGDPSRPKNATRESTSTLKAWLNEHRKNPYPTKGEKIMLAIITKMTLTQVSTWFANARRRLKKENKMTWAPRSRTDEEGNAYGSEREEEDEEEDEEDSKRELELEEEELGGEEEDTGGDGLADDDEEEEIDLENLDGAAAGPELALAGAVHREGDLSLGPISDSKNSDSDDSSEGLEERPLPVLSLAPAPPPVAAAPPSPPSPPTSMDPCAPAPAPASALQKPKIWSLAETATSPDNPRRSPPGAGGSPPGAAVAPPALQLSPAAAAAHRLVSAPLGKFPAWSNRPFPGPPPAPRPHPLSLLGSGPPHLLGLPGATGHPAAAAFARPAEPESGTDRCSALEVEKKLLKTAFQPVPRRPQNHLDAALVLSALSSS, from the exons ATGTCCTTCCCCCAGCTCGGATACCAGTACATCCGCCCGCTCTACCCACCCGAGCGCCCGGGGGCCGCCGGCGGCGGCAGCGCTGGGGCCCGGGGCGCCCCGGGAGCCGGAGCTTCGGAGCTGGCAGCCTCCGGGTCTCTGTCCAACGTGCTCTCATCCGTGTACGGAACACCCTATGCTgcggcggcagcagcggccgCCGCCGCCCAAGGCTACGGTGCCTTCCTGCCCTACGCCGCCGAGCTGCCCATCTTCCCGCAGCTG GGCGCGCAGTATGAGCTGAAGGACAGCCCGGGGGTGCAGCATCCGGCTGCAGCCGCCGCGTTTCCGCACCCGCACCCTGCTTTCTACCCGTACGGCCAGTACCAGTTCGGGGACCCGTCCCGTCCCAAGAACGCCACCCGCGAGAGCACTAGCACGCTCAAGGCCTGGCTCAACGAGCACCGCAAGAACCCCTACCCTACCAAGGGCGAGAAGATCATGCTGGCCATCATCACCAAGATGACCCTCACCCAGGTGTCCACCTGGTTCGCCAACGCGCGCCGGCGCCtcaaaaaagagaacaagatgACGTGGGCGCCCCGCAGCCGCACCGACGAGGAAGGCAACGCTTACGGGAGCGAGCGCGAGGAGGAAGACGAGGAGGAGGACGAAGAAGACAGCAAACGCGaactggagctggaggaggaggagctcggaggggaggaggaggacacGGGGGGCGACGGCCTGGCTGACGACGACGAGGAAGAGGAGATCGATTTGGAGAATTTAGACGGCGCGGCCGCGGGGCCTGAGCTGGCCCTGGCTGGGGCGGTGCACAGGGAAGGCGACCTCAGCCTGGGACCCATTTCAGACTCCAAGAATAGCGACTCGGACGACAGCTCCGAAGGCTTGGAGGAGCGTCCACTGCCGGTCCTGAGTCTGGCCCCAGCGCCACCGCCGGTGGCCGCTGCTCCGCCATCTCCGCCCTCGCCCCCCACGAGCATGGACCCCTgcgcccccgcccccgcgcccgcCTCAGCCCTGCAGAAGCCCAAGATCTGGTCCCTGGCCGAGACGGCCACAAGCCCAGACAACCCGCGCCGCTCGCCTCCGGGCGCGGGGGGTTCTCCCCCCGGGGCCGCCGTCgcgcccccagccctgcagctcTCTCCGGCCGCCGCCGCGGCTCACAGACTCGTCTCAGCGCCGCTGGGCAAGTTCCCCGCTTGGAGCAACCGGCCGTTCCCAGGCCCGCCGCCTGCCCCACGCCCGCACCCGCTCTCCCTGCTCGGCTCGGGCCCTCCACACCTGCTGGGACTTCCCGGTGCCACGGGTCAcccggccgccgccgccttcGCTCGGCCAGCGGAGCCCGAGAGCGGAACAG ATCGCTGTAGTGCCTTGGAAGTGGAGAAAAAGTTACTCAAGACAGCTTTCCAGCCCGTACCCAGGCG GCCCCAGAATCATTTGGACGCCGCTCTGGTCTTATCGGCTCTCTCCTCAtcctag
- the LOC124250197 gene encoding translation initiation factor IF-2-like, whose translation MVARGARTERGSGPRGGPAQRRPRAPARIGGWAGLGPRCAALRVCLLICSAAAAAAAARSQSPAGISPARPGHPRLTSGLRVLGSRAPSWRWLPNSTGAVEPGSGLNSRRAKRFGGAVSTLCQRGAGCGECTERVSKAHAWRAQQLLPDSHLEPRPQARSPRAAGRAGDRSASRGRRGARSHRSLPPALGLQQPRGRPSAWPRVCARRDFSLARNPEPEKPRRRRPSASRDPGMGCRSPQPPEFRGPALGPEKRRGNWEKLYQLCSPRGRGRPNGRVAAGRGARGGPPARPGHPGAGRAAQGGVRGLPASSRRPRSCPAPPPAGRAPGSPSRRRRAALGMDWMENPGLQSKTVPSPVDVPSRRRPFSSILEKNMSPYWMRRPEPGDGARPA comes from the exons ATGGTGGCCCGCGGGGCACGGACGGAGAGGGGGTCCGGCCCCCGGGGCGGCCCAGCTCAGCGCCGCCCGCGGGCTCCGGCGCGCATCGGGGGCTGGGCCGGGCTGGGGCCGCGCTGCGCTGCGCTGCGCGTTTGCCTATTGATCTgctccgcggcggcggcggcggcggcggcgaggagCCAG TCTCCAGCTGGGATCAGCCCTGCCAGGCCAGGACATCCGCGCCTCACGTCGGGACTCAGGGTCCTAGGCAGCCGAGCCCCGTCGTGGCGCTGGCTCCCCAACTCGACAGGGGCAGTGGAGCCCGGCTCCGGACTGAACTCGCGG CGCGCAAAGCGCTTCGGAGGCGCGGTGTCGACGCTGTGTCAACGCGGCGCAGGGTGTGGGGAGTGCACGGAGAGAGTGTCCAAAGCACACGCTTGGCGCGCACAGCAGCTCTTGCCTGACTCGCACCTGGAGCCGCGGCCCCAG GCCCGAAGTCCCCGGGCTGCAGGGCGGGCCGGCGATCGCTCCGCTTCCCGCGGACGCCGCGGCGCACGCTCCCACCGCTCCCTCCCCCCTGCGCTCGGGTTACAG CAGCCGCGTGGACGCCCGAGTGCGTGGCCTCGTGTCTGCGCCAGGAGGGACTTCTCTCTGGCCAGGAATCCGGAGCCCGAGAAGCCCAGGAGGCGCAGGCCGTCGGCCTCCAGAGACCCCGGGATGGGCTGCCGCTCCCCCCAGCCACCAGAGTTTCGGGGCCCCGCTCTGGGTCCGGAGAAGCGTCGGGGAAACTGGGAGAAACTTTACCAACTTTGCTCTCCGCGAGGGAGAGGCCGCCCGAATGGCCGGGTAGCGGCAGGCCGCGGCGCGCGGGGTGGGCCCCCAGCCAGGCCCGGGCACCCGGGAGCGGGCCGGGCCGCCCAAGGAGGGGTGAGAGGCCTGCCGGCTAGCTCCCGGCGCCCCCGCTCCTGTCCTGCGCCTCCCCCAGCTGGCCGCGCGCCTGGGTCTCCGAGCCGCCGGCGACGCGCAGCGCTGGGGATGGACTGGATGGAAAACCCTGGTCTCCAGAGCAA AACTGTCCCCTCCCCGGTGGATGTGCCTTCCCGGAGGCGCCCCTTCTCATCCATCTTGGAGAAGAATATGTCGCCTTATTGGATGCGGAGGCCAGAGCCGGGTGATGGGGCTCGGCCAGCCTAG